A DNA window from Pontimonas salivibrio contains the following coding sequences:
- a CDS encoding rhodanese-like domain-containing protein translates to MKRFFATIAVLLGVTAGLAACSSAEPVELSEDTVIIDVRTPGEFASGHLEGAINIDVQSADFAAQVMELDKDGEYFVYCRTGNRSGQAIAQMNQMGFTNTKNGGGVSEASEASGIEVITP, encoded by the coding sequence GTGAAGAGATTTTTTGCCACAATTGCCGTACTACTCGGCGTCACCGCGGGCCTGGCGGCCTGCTCGAGCGCTGAGCCCGTCGAATTGTCGGAGGATACCGTGATTATTGACGTTCGCACCCCCGGTGAATTCGCGTCCGGACACCTCGAGGGTGCAATCAACATCGACGTTCAGTCGGCAGACTTCGCCGCCCAGGTGATGGAACTGGACAAAGATGGCGAGTACTTCGTCTACTGCCGCACCGGCAACCGGTCGGGTCAAGCCATCGCCCAGATGAACCAGATGGGCTTCACCAACACGAAAAATGGCGGAGGCGTTTCCGAAGCGTCAGAAGCGTCCGGCATCGAGGTCATCACGCCGTAG